A window of Amycolatopsis tolypomycina genomic DNA:
GCTGTACCTCCTGCCGCCGAAGGGCTGGAAGATCAAGTACGAGAACCCGGCCGTGATCTACGTCCCGGTCCGGCCGAGCGGCCCGTCCAGGTGCGGATCGACGCGGAGGAAGGTGACGCGCCGCTGCGACGGTGCCGGTCAACCCGGCCGACTGCACGGCCGGCGCCCCCGACCACGACGACCGGTCCGGGCGGCGGCACGGGTGGCGGCCAGAGCGGCCCCTCCGGGCTGGCCAGCACCGGTGTCGACGCGCTCGGTCTCGGCGCACTGGCGCTGCTCGCCCTCGCGCTCGGCGGCGGCCTGGTGTTCGGCGCCCGCCGCCGTCGCTCGGCGTAACCAGGAACAGGGCGCCCCGTGGTCCACAATGGACCGCGGGCGCTTTCCGTTTCAGTGCAGGCTGCCCCGCGACCGGGAAGTCGAAGTAGGTGTCCGGAACGGTTCGCCGTTCAGGGTGAAGTGCCACCACTCCTCGGGCAGGTTGCGGAAGCCCGCCGCGGCCATCGTCGAACGCAGGAGGTCGCGGTGCTGCCTCGCGGCGCCGGAGATCGCCGGGTTGTCGGTGGCGAGCGGGTCGAAGCAGTCATAACCGGTGCCCATGTCGACGGTGTTGTCGGGGAACCGCTGGTCCCGCGGCGCGAAGCAGGGCACGAGCGGCTCGCCCGGGCGGTACGGCCGCTGGACCGGCGGCGGGATGCGCACGAGGGTGAGGTCCATCGTGCTGCCGCGGCTGTGCCCGGACTTCTCGGCGATGTACCCGTCGGCGAAGAGCCGGTCCTTGGCGACGTTCGGGTAGAACTCCGCCTTCATCTTCTCGTCGGCGAGGTCCTTGGCCCACCGCACGAAGTGGTCGACGGCCCGCTGCGGCCGGTAGCAGTCGTACACCTTGAGCGTGTACCCCTGCCGGACGACCTGGGCCTGCACCTTCCGCAGGCCTTCGGCGGCCTGCCGGGTCAGGATGCACATCGGACGGCGGTACCCGTCGATGCGCTGTCCGACGAAGTTGTGCGGCGTGTCGTAGCGGATGTCCTGCAGGATCGACGGCGCCACGTCG
This region includes:
- a CDS encoding M15 family metallopeptidase; protein product: DVAPSILQDIRYDTPHNFVGQRIDGYRRPMCILTRQAAEGLRKVQAQVVRQGYTLKVYDCYRPQRAVDHFVRWAKDLADEKMKAEFYPNVAKDRLFADGYIAEKSGHSRGSTMDLTLVRIPPPVQRPYRPGEPLVPCFAPRDQRFPDNTVDMGTGYDCFDPLATDNPAISGAARQHRDLLRSTMAAAGFRNLPEEWWHFTLNGEPFRTPTSTSRSRGSLH